Proteins encoded in a region of the Mycolicibacterium duvalii genome:
- a CDS encoding esterase family protein, with the protein MKWKEKLRGSAKTALRRAAAAAVATVALPGLIGMAGGSATAGAFSRPGLPVEYLDVFSPSMNRDIRIQFQGGGPKAVYLLDGLRAQDDYNGWDINTPAFEWFYQSGLSTIMPVGGQSSFYSDWYQPSRGNGQNYTYKWETFLTQELPAWLEANRGVSRTGNAVVGLSMAGSASLTYAIYHPQQFVYAASLSGFLNPSEGWWPMLIGLAMNDAGGFNAESMWGPSSDPAWKRNDPMVNINQLVANNTRIWIYCGTGTPSELDAGMAGQNLMAAQFLEGFTLRTNISFRDNYIAAGGTNGVFNFPAQGTHNWAYWGQQLQQMKPDIQRVLGAQASA; encoded by the coding sequence ATGAAGTGGAAAGAGAAGTTGCGCGGTTCCGCGAAGACCGCACTGCGCCGAGCGGCCGCGGCCGCGGTGGCGACCGTGGCGCTGCCCGGGCTGATCGGCATGGCCGGTGGCTCGGCGACCGCGGGTGCGTTCTCCCGGCCGGGTCTTCCCGTCGAGTACCTCGACGTGTTCTCGCCGTCGATGAACCGGGACATCCGTATTCAGTTCCAGGGCGGCGGACCCAAGGCGGTCTACCTGCTCGACGGTCTGCGCGCGCAGGACGACTACAACGGCTGGGACATCAACACCCCCGCCTTCGAGTGGTTCTACCAGTCCGGGCTGTCGACGATCATGCCGGTCGGCGGCCAGTCCAGCTTCTACAGCGACTGGTACCAGCCCTCCCGCGGCAACGGGCAGAACTACACCTACAAGTGGGAGACGTTCCTGACCCAGGAGCTGCCGGCCTGGCTGGAAGCCAACCGCGGTGTCTCCCGCACCGGCAACGCCGTCGTCGGCCTGTCGATGGCCGGCAGCGCGTCGCTGACCTACGCCATCTACCACCCGCAGCAATTCGTCTACGCCGCGTCGCTGTCGGGCTTCCTGAACCCGTCGGAGGGCTGGTGGCCGATGCTGATCGGGCTGGCCATGAACGACGCCGGCGGGTTCAACGCCGAGAGCATGTGGGGACCGTCGAGCGACCCGGCGTGGAAGCGCAACGACCCGATGGTCAACATCAACCAGCTGGTCGCCAACAACACCCGGATCTGGATCTACTGCGGCACCGGCACCCCGTCCGAGCTCGACGCGGGAATGGCGGGACAGAACCTGATGGCCGCGCAGTTCCTCGAGGGTTTCACCCTGCGGACCAACATCAGCTTCCGGGACAACTACATCGCCGCCGGGGGCACCAACGGTGTCTTCAACTTCCCGGCGCAGGGCACCCACAACTGGGCCTACTGGGGACAGCAGCTGCAGCAGATGAAGCCCGACATCCAACGCGTGCTGGGCGCGCAGGCCTCG